Proteins from a genomic interval of Acetobacterium woodii DSM 1030:
- a CDS encoding ABC transporter ATP-binding protein, protein MRSLLEVKNLRVTDERDRDEIIHDVSFAITENSCLGIVGESGSGKSMITKALLGLTSPWLKSRGSAVFNTQGKALELLNQEEKILRDIRGKHICMILQDAMSAFDPLGKIGDQMAETFVENKNLSKKQSLKLVIEALEIMNIREPEQVIKKYPHQLSGGMLQRCMIATALAMEPDLIIADEPTTALDSINQSQVVAEFKMIRKEMGTALIFISHDLGVVKHLSDRLLVMKDGCAVEYGDAETIFKTPQHAYTKYLIDTRMELTESFRKAMRKGDHDG, encoded by the coding sequence ATGAGGAGCCTATTGGAAGTTAAAAATCTCCGCGTTACCGATGAACGGGACCGCGATGAAATTATCCATGATGTCAGTTTTGCAATAACCGAAAATAGCTGTTTGGGAATTGTTGGAGAAAGCGGCAGTGGTAAATCAATGATTACAAAAGCGTTGCTTGGTTTAACCAGTCCGTGGCTCAAAAGTCGGGGATCGGCTGTTTTTAATACGCAGGGAAAAGCACTTGAACTGCTAAATCAAGAGGAAAAGATCCTGCGCGACATTCGCGGAAAACATATTTGTATGATTTTGCAAGATGCCATGTCGGCGTTTGATCCATTGGGAAAAATTGGGGATCAGATGGCTGAAACATTTGTAGAAAATAAAAATTTATCAAAAAAGCAGAGCTTGAAACTGGTAATTGAGGCACTTGAAATTATGAATATCCGGGAGCCGGAGCAAGTGATTAAAAAATATCCCCACCAGCTTTCGGGCGGGATGCTGCAACGCTGTATGATTGCGACAGCGTTAGCGATGGAACCGGATCTTATCATTGCTGATGAGCCTACTACGGCGTTGGACTCGATTAATCAGAGTCAGGTAGTGGCGGAATTTAAAATGATCCGAAAAGAAATGGGAACTGCTTTGATTTTTATTTCCCATGATCTGGGGGTGGTTAAACATTTATCGGACCGATTGCTGGTGATGAAAGATGGCTGTGCGGTAGAATATGGCGATGCCGAGACGATTTTTAAAACGCCGCAACATGCTTATACCAAGTATTTGATTGATACCCGAATGGAACTGACCGAGTCGTTTCGAAAGGCTATGAGAAAAGGAGACCATGATGGTTAA
- a CDS encoding ABC transporter ATP-binding protein yields MVKLLEIKDLEKSYLKVGVNFGGARVNILNGVNLTIEAGSCVGLIGESGSGKSTLTRLIMGLEKPDRGSILFEGLPAKQWIKNNKGKMSVVFQDYTASVNPRYTVAEAIAEPIYASGVITDLDRQIERLLMKVGMAHEIKHRYPHELSGGQLQRVCIARAIATNPRFIVLDEAISSLDVSVQSQILKLLHQLRVEMNITYLFVAHDLQAVSHLCNKILFLHQGQIVEALYSGELASAKNQYARDLLASVIPFER; encoded by the coding sequence ATGGTTAAGTTACTTGAAATCAAGGATTTAGAAAAAAGTTATTTAAAGGTCGGCGTCAATTTTGGCGGCGCTCGGGTAAACATTTTAAACGGGGTGAACCTGACCATTGAAGCCGGATCGTGTGTCGGTTTGATTGGGGAAAGCGGCAGTGGAAAAAGCACCCTCACACGTTTGATCATGGGTCTGGAGAAACCGGATCGGGGCAGCATTTTATTTGAAGGGCTTCCGGCAAAACAATGGATTAAAAACAACAAAGGCAAAATGTCGGTAGTATTTCAGGATTATACAGCTTCGGTCAATCCCCGCTATACAGTGGCCGAGGCGATTGCCGAACCTATTTACGCCAGCGGCGTGATAACGGATTTAGATCGGCAGATTGAGCGGCTGTTGATGAAAGTGGGGATGGCGCACGAAATCAAACACCGTTATCCCCATGAACTCAGTGGCGGTCAGTTACAGCGGGTCTGTATCGCCAGAGCGATTGCCACCAATCCGCGGTTTATTGTGCTGGATGAAGCGATTAGTTCTCTAGATGTTTCAGTACAATCCCAGATCCTCAAATTGCTCCATCAGTTGCGAGTTGAAATGAACATCACGTATCTGTTTGTCGCGCATGATTTGCAGGCGGTATCTCATCTGTGTAATAAGATACTTTTTTTGCATCAGGGTCAGATTGTCGAAGCGCTGTATAGTGGTGAACTGGCGAGTGCGAAAAACCAGTACGCCCGGGATTTGCTGGCATCAGTGATTCCCTTTGAGCGGTAG
- the nikA gene encoding nickel ABC transporter substrate-binding protein has product MQLKKGFAVVVAAVLCTGILAGCSGASAKTDVSTKEELNYACTKDIRDINPHLYSGEMSAQNMVFEGLTKNEGGEVKPALAENWEISADGLEYIFHLRKGVTFTDGASFDAEAVKLNMDAIVGNRERHAWLDMVNEIKENVVVDEHTFKLVLKHPYYPTLVELGLTRPFRFISPNCFVNGTTKEAVNGYVGTGPWVLSEHVDNQYATFTQNENYWGDKTKIKTINWKVMPDPQTILLALQNGEVDLLFGADGDQVDLDSYKKLEAEGAYKTYSSEPVASRAILINSKSSITKDIKVREAIEYAVNKTNIIEGILNGSEDQADTLLSKGVPYCNIDLKTISYNQEKAEQLLEEAGWKPGTDGIREKDGQKCEITLSYNSKNAQEGTIAASIQADLAAIGIKMNILGEEKQAFLDRQKTGDFDLQYSLSWGTPYDPQSYVSSWRIPAHGDYQAQAGLEKKQWLDETITKIMIEADDNKRAEMYKEVLTYINDQYVYIPISYSKTKAVAIDGLNGVTFNDSQYEIPFEKMYFSN; this is encoded by the coding sequence ATGCAGTTAAAAAAGGGTTTTGCGGTGGTGGTTGCCGCGGTATTGTGTACAGGTATCTTGGCCGGTTGCAGTGGGGCATCGGCAAAAACAGATGTCTCCACCAAGGAAGAATTAAATTATGCGTGTACGAAAGATATTCGGGATATTAACCCCCATTTGTATTCCGGTGAGATGTCGGCTCAAAATATGGTTTTTGAAGGGTTGACAAAAAATGAAGGTGGCGAAGTCAAACCGGCGTTGGCAGAAAACTGGGAAATTTCGGCGGATGGGCTGGAATACATCTTTCATTTGCGAAAAGGAGTCACTTTTACCGATGGCGCATCTTTTGATGCGGAAGCCGTCAAGCTTAATATGGATGCGATTGTCGGAAATCGGGAGCGTCATGCCTGGTTAGATATGGTCAATGAAATCAAAGAAAATGTGGTGGTTGATGAACATACTTTTAAACTGGTGTTAAAACATCCCTATTATCCAACCCTGGTTGAGTTGGGTTTAACCCGTCCGTTTCGCTTTATTTCACCTAATTGTTTTGTTAACGGCACGACCAAAGAAGCGGTTAATGGTTATGTTGGCACCGGGCCTTGGGTTTTATCGGAGCATGTTGACAATCAATACGCCACCTTCACCCAAAACGAAAATTACTGGGGTGACAAAACTAAGATTAAAACCATCAATTGGAAAGTGATGCCAGATCCCCAGACGATTTTATTAGCTCTTCAAAACGGTGAAGTGGATCTGCTTTTTGGGGCTGATGGTGATCAAGTTGATTTGGATTCTTATAAAAAGTTGGAAGCCGAAGGCGCCTACAAAACTTATAGCAGTGAACCAGTCGCTTCCCGAGCGATTCTCATTAACAGTAAATCATCGATCACCAAGGATATTAAAGTCCGGGAAGCAATTGAATATGCCGTTAATAAGACCAATATCATTGAGGGGATTTTAAATGGATCGGAAGATCAGGCGGATACATTGTTATCAAAAGGGGTGCCATATTGCAATATTGATCTAAAAACCATTAGCTATAATCAAGAAAAGGCCGAACAACTCCTGGAAGAAGCCGGTTGGAAGCCAGGGACAGATGGAATTCGGGAAAAGGATGGACAGAAATGTGAAATTACGCTTTCCTATAATTCTAAAAATGCTCAGGAAGGCACCATCGCTGCCTCAATTCAGGCCGATCTGGCAGCGATTGGGATCAAGATGAATATTCTGGGGGAAGAAAAACAAGCGTTTCTGGATCGCCAGAAAACAGGTGATTTTGATCTACAGTATTCGTTGTCCTGGGGTACCCCTTATGACCCGCAATCCTATGTTTCTTCGTGGCGAATTCCCGCCCATGGCGATTATCAGGCGCAGGCCGGACTGGAAAAGAAACAATGGTTGGATGAAACCATTACCAAAATTATGATTGAAGCAGATGACAACAAGCGGGCAGAAATGTATAAAGAGGTGCTGACTTATATTAATGACCAGTATGTATATATCCCCATTTCTTATTCAAAAACAAAAGCGGTGGCCATCGATGGTTTGAATGGCGTAACGTTTAATGATTCGCAATATGAGATACCATTTGAAAAAATGTATTTTTCCAATTAA
- a CDS encoding HAD-IIA family hydrolase, whose product MNEELLELIKNKKGFICDMDGVIYHGNRLLPGVKEFVTWLYNEDKNFLFLTNSSERSPIELKEKLARLGLEIDESHFYTSALATAKFLKAQSPGCSAYVIGEPGLVNALYDVQITMNDVDPDYVVFGETRSYNYDSVLRAVKLVQKGAKLIATNPDLTGPTEDGIVPACRAFVAPIELATGKAAYYIGKPNPLMMRTGIKLLGVHSDDALIIGDRMDTDIIAGIESGLTTFLVLSGVSTRETINEFPYRPNYILTGIDEIVAGLGLQ is encoded by the coding sequence ATGAATGAAGAGTTATTAGAACTAATTAAAAATAAAAAAGGTTTTATCTGTGATATGGATGGTGTCATTTACCATGGCAATCGCTTATTACCTGGGGTAAAGGAATTTGTTACCTGGCTTTACAACGAGGATAAAAACTTCCTCTTTTTAACTAATTCCAGTGAACGATCCCCGATTGAATTAAAAGAAAAACTCGCCCGGCTGGGTTTAGAAATTGACGAAAGTCATTTCTATACCAGCGCTCTGGCTACAGCTAAATTTTTAAAAGCTCAATCGCCTGGCTGTTCAGCTTATGTTATCGGTGAACCGGGTTTGGTTAATGCCCTCTATGATGTCCAAATTACGATGAATGACGTCGATCCGGATTATGTTGTTTTTGGCGAAACACGCTCCTATAATTATGATAGCGTTCTTCGTGCTGTGAAACTTGTTCAAAAAGGTGCCAAACTAATTGCCACCAATCCCGATTTAACGGGTCCGACCGAAGATGGTATTGTTCCAGCCTGCCGCGCCTTTGTCGCTCCGATTGAACTGGCCACCGGCAAAGCGGCTTATTACATCGGCAAGCCGAATCCCTTAATGATGCGTACCGGAATCAAACTGCTTGGAGTTCACAGCGACGATGCCCTTATTATCGGCGACCGCATGGATACCGATATCATTGCCGGGATCGAATCCGGTTTAACTACTTTTTTAGTCCTCAGCGGTGTGTCCACCCGGGAAACAATTAATGAATTCCCCTATCGTCCCAATTATATTCTAACGGGAATTGACGAGATTGTCGCCGGACTTGGTTTACAATAA
- the opp1B gene encoding nickel/cobalt ABC transporter permease produces the protein MKHYLVKRLLWMIPILIGITFFAFVLINLSPSDPAEVAIRVNEITPTAENIVQMREQLGLDDPFMTRYLSWLSNALQGDFGNSYANNKPVGEEIAKALPPTLYLAGVSLLIIVIVSVAAGVLCAIREDSLTDKMVRGIVFIGTAIPGFWAGILLMWLFAVKLKWLPTSGMTSMASVILPAVTLSLGYIATYVRLIRNNMIQNKRENYALYGRVRGLKEQTIMKHVFKNSLQTSLTALGMSIPKLIAGTVVIENIFAWPGIGRLCVTAIFNRDFPMIQAYVLIMAVLFVFCNLLVDLGSVWIDPRRRREA, from the coding sequence ATGAAACATTACCTTGTCAAAAGGCTCCTATGGATGATTCCGATTTTAATCGGAATCACCTTTTTTGCCTTCGTTTTAATTAATTTAAGTCCCAGTGATCCGGCGGAGGTGGCCATTCGGGTTAATGAAATCACCCCGACCGCCGAAAATATTGTACAGATGCGGGAACAGTTGGGGTTAGACGATCCTTTTATGACCCGCTATCTGAGCTGGTTGAGCAATGCCCTGCAGGGTGATTTCGGCAACAGCTATGCCAATAATAAACCAGTTGGGGAAGAAATTGCCAAGGCTCTGCCGCCGACGCTTTATCTGGCTGGCGTTTCGTTGTTAATTATCGTAATTGTATCGGTGGCAGCCGGGGTTTTATGCGCCATCAGAGAAGACAGCCTGACTGACAAAATGGTCCGCGGCATTGTTTTTATTGGAACTGCGATTCCCGGTTTTTGGGCGGGCATTCTGCTGATGTGGCTTTTTGCGGTAAAGCTTAAATGGCTGCCGACAAGCGGAATGACAAGCATGGCTTCGGTGATTTTACCGGCGGTGACCTTGTCACTGGGATATATTGCGACCTATGTTCGGCTGATCAGGAACAATATGATTCAGAATAAGCGAGAGAATTATGCCCTCTATGGACGGGTCCGCGGTTTGAAAGAACAGACGATTATGAAACATGTTTTTAAAAATTCACTGCAAACTTCATTAACCGCCTTGGGTATGTCAATTCCCAAGCTGATTGCCGGAACCGTGGTGATTGAAAACATTTTTGCCTGGCCGGGAATTGGTCGGCTTTGTGTGACGGCTATCTTTAACCGGGATTTCCCGATGATTCAGGCTTATGTGCTGATCATGGCGGTGCTTTTTGTATTTTGCAATTTATTGGTTGATTTGGGATCGGTTTGGATCGATCCCCGGAGAAGAAGGGAGGCTTGA
- a CDS encoding ABC transporter ATP-binding protein — MSVILEVKNLKKTYTKGKLRFPAVDNISFEIHKGESLALVGESGSGKSTVAKMITGLESVDQGEILLNGEAITSLKGTAQRAVYRDIQMVFQMPVDSFNPRIKLGEGIMESMINQGISRTKARLKAIEYLKICGLEATFADRYPHQVSGGECQRASIARAIAIKPQLLICDEATSALDVTVQAQIVKLLTQLKKELGMSQLMICHDLALVQEVCDRVLVMHHGQVVEQGTPDQIIMNPQEAYTKKLIASVLLLNHDWHQKVF; from the coding sequence GTGAGTGTGATTTTAGAAGTCAAAAACTTAAAAAAAACCTATACGAAAGGAAAACTAAGGTTTCCTGCAGTAGACAACATCAGTTTTGAAATTCACAAAGGAGAGAGCTTGGCCCTGGTTGGCGAAAGTGGCAGCGGAAAAAGCACGGTGGCTAAAATGATCACCGGGTTAGAGTCAGTTGACCAGGGTGAGATTTTACTCAATGGAGAAGCCATCACCAGTCTCAAAGGGACAGCTCAGCGGGCCGTTTACCGGGATATTCAAATGGTTTTTCAGATGCCGGTGGATTCCTTTAATCCCCGGATCAAGTTGGGTGAGGGCATCATGGAAAGTATGATTAACCAGGGTATCAGCCGAACCAAAGCCAGGCTTAAAGCGATCGAATATCTTAAAATCTGTGGGCTGGAAGCAACATTTGCTGACCGCTATCCCCATCAGGTTAGTGGTGGAGAATGCCAGCGGGCGTCGATTGCCAGAGCTATTGCCATTAAACCGCAATTACTGATTTGTGATGAGGCCACCAGTGCCCTGGATGTGACGGTACAAGCGCAGATTGTCAAACTACTGACGCAATTAAAAAAAGAGTTAGGGATGTCGCAACTGATGATCTGCCATGATTTGGCTTTGGTACAGGAAGTTTGTGATCGGGTATTGGTGATGCATCATGGTCAGGTGGTGGAACAAGGTACGCCGGATCAGATTATTATGAATCCCCAGGAAGCATATACCAAAAAATTAATCGCCTCAGTGCTCTTGTTAAATCATGATTGGCATCAAAAGGTATTCTAA
- the thiS gene encoding sulfur carrier protein ThiS translates to MKVNGKVITITQKQNLKNFLETHKFDLATLAVARNGTIVPKPTYETVMLCDEDTLEVVRFVGGG, encoded by the coding sequence ATGAAAGTCAATGGAAAAGTGATCACCATAACTCAAAAACAAAATTTAAAAAATTTTCTGGAAACACATAAATTTGATCTGGCCACCCTTGCGGTGGCACGTAATGGCACGATTGTCCCGAAACCAACGTATGAAACAGTGATGCTTTGCGACGAAGATACCTTGGAAGTTGTTCGTTTTGTTGGTGGTGGTTGA
- a CDS encoding TMEM165/GDT1 family protein, which produces MYSSFIAFLFAAGTVVLAEMGDKTQLLAMAFATKYKASKVMMGVFIATVFNHALAVAVGNYITRFDGAQIWIQGIASLSFIFFGLWTIRGDKLDGEENRTTKFGPIITVAIAFFIAEMGDKTQLATIALATKFPGSPLGVLIGTTTGMLIADGIGIIIGVVLCRKIPERTVKLVSAGAFMIFGFIGTYQVAALQLHWEIGTIIIAMIGLLIATGAASYYLIKKEQQSVQSEEAPSCPVKKDHLK; this is translated from the coding sequence ATGTATTCCAGTTTTATTGCTTTTTTATTTGCGGCGGGAACGGTTGTATTGGCGGAGATGGGGGACAAAACGCAACTGTTGGCGATGGCTTTTGCGACCAAGTACAAAGCTTCCAAGGTGATGATGGGGGTGTTTATTGCCACCGTGTTTAACCATGCGTTAGCGGTGGCGGTAGGAAACTACATTACCCGGTTTGACGGCGCCCAAATTTGGATTCAGGGGATTGCTTCGTTGTCGTTTATATTTTTTGGATTATGGACAATTCGGGGTGATAAGTTGGATGGTGAGGAAAATCGCACGACAAAGTTTGGTCCCATTATTACGGTGGCGATTGCCTTTTTTATTGCCGAAATGGGGGATAAAACCCAATTAGCTACGATTGCATTGGCGACAAAATTTCCCGGCAGTCCGCTTGGCGTTCTGATTGGAACAACTACCGGGATGTTGATTGCCGATGGAATTGGGATTATCATCGGCGTGGTTTTATGTCGAAAAATACCGGAACGGACAGTTAAGTTGGTCTCTGCCGGGGCTTTTATGATATTTGGATTTATCGGAACTTACCAGGTTGCGGCGCTGCAGCTGCATTGGGAAATAGGAACGATCATTATAGCAATGATTGGCTTACTGATTGCTACTGGCGCAGCTTCTTATTATTTGATTAAAAAAGAACAACAATCAGTACAAAGTGAAGAAGCACCATCTTGTCCAGTTAAAAAAGATCATCTAAAATAA
- a CDS encoding ABC transporter ATP-binding protein, with protein MQETLLKLQNVEISYNGEPMVTNVNLDMKAGEILGIVGESGSGKSTLIKAAMGLLDPAGLVNKGEIFYKGQNVLELSDEKLRTIRGPEMGMIFQNCGSALCPIRTIGDQLYETMEQHGFKDREAVKKRAEKLFNKINLKDCDRILNSYPFELSGGMNQRVGIVMAMILEPELLLADEPTSALDVTVQAQVIQEMMALRDEFGTGIVIVTHNIGVVSYMADQVAVMCKGKVVEYGKTRDVIDHPQKAYTRELIQAVPRIRRG; from the coding sequence ATGCAAGAAACATTACTAAAACTGCAAAATGTCGAAATATCCTATAACGGCGAACCGATGGTTACCAATGTTAACCTGGATATGAAAGCGGGTGAGATTCTTGGTATTGTTGGGGAATCCGGCAGCGGAAAAAGTACGTTGATCAAAGCGGCGATGGGTCTTCTGGACCCGGCCGGTTTGGTTAATAAAGGCGAGATCTTTTATAAGGGACAAAATGTGTTGGAACTTAGTGATGAAAAACTTCGGACGATACGTGGTCCGGAAATGGGGATGATTTTCCAGAACTGCGGCAGTGCGTTGTGTCCGATTCGAACCATTGGTGATCAACTTTATGAAACCATGGAGCAGCACGGGTTTAAAGATCGTGAAGCGGTTAAAAAGCGGGCCGAAAAGCTGTTCAATAAGATTAACCTAAAAGACTGTGACCGAATTTTAAATAGTTATCCCTTTGAGTTATCGGGCGGAATGAATCAGCGGGTGGGCATTGTGATGGCGATGATTCTGGAGCCGGAACTACTTTTGGCCGATGAACCAACCTCCGCTTTGGATGTAACCGTTCAGGCTCAAGTGATTCAGGAAATGATGGCGCTGCGGGATGAATTCGGAACTGGGATTGTCATCGTTACGCATAATATCGGGGTGGTTTCTTATATGGCAGATCAGGTGGCAGTGATGTGTAAAGGCAAAGTGGTTGAATATGGGAAGACCCGGGATGTCATTGATCATCCCCAGAAAGCATATACCAGAGAGCTGATTCAGGCCGTGCCGAGAATTCGAAGAGGGTGA
- the thiH gene encoding 2-iminoacetate synthase ThiH, whose protein sequence is MSIKRTDPMVYHKEMEMIPSDLLDKVLKHVDNYDYFNDTKRDVEQALSKEQLSFKDFGALLSPAATPYLEEMAKKAGSETKKHFGNNICLFTPLYIANYCENNCVYCGFNCKNKIRRGKLSMAEMDQELKTIAKTGLKEILILTGESRHHSGVEYIGAGVKLASKYFSTVGIEIYPLNSDEYAYLRKCGADFVSVYQETYNCIKYEQVHLSGPKRVFPYRFYAQERALMGGMRGVSFGALLGLDDFRKDAFATGLHAYLIQQKYPHAEIGFSTPRIRPFINNADNNPNDVHERQLLQVMLAYRLFMPYAGITISTRERAGFRDHVIGMVATKISAGVRVGVGGHEQEDKGDEQFEISDPRSVPAVHQMILARGLQPVYSDYIRV, encoded by the coding sequence ATGTCAATAAAACGAACGGACCCAATGGTTTATCATAAAGAGATGGAGATGATCCCCTCAGATCTGTTGGATAAAGTCTTAAAACATGTGGATAACTATGACTATTTTAACGACACCAAACGCGATGTCGAACAAGCATTGAGTAAAGAGCAATTATCCTTCAAAGATTTTGGAGCATTATTATCCCCGGCAGCGACACCATATTTAGAAGAAATGGCAAAAAAAGCCGGGAGCGAAACAAAAAAGCATTTTGGCAATAATATTTGTCTGTTTACACCGCTTTATATAGCAAATTATTGTGAAAACAACTGTGTATACTGTGGATTTAATTGTAAAAATAAAATTCGCCGCGGAAAGCTTTCGATGGCTGAAATGGATCAAGAGCTTAAGACGATTGCTAAAACGGGATTAAAAGAAATTTTGATTTTAACCGGCGAATCCCGACATCATTCCGGGGTTGAATATATTGGGGCCGGCGTTAAACTGGCAAGCAAATATTTTTCAACGGTGGGGATTGAGATCTATCCCTTAAATTCAGATGAATATGCCTATCTGAGGAAATGTGGGGCCGATTTTGTTTCCGTTTATCAGGAAACGTATAATTGCATAAAATACGAGCAGGTTCATTTAAGTGGTCCTAAACGTGTTTTTCCATACCGCTTTTATGCCCAGGAACGGGCCTTAATGGGCGGTATGCGGGGCGTATCTTTTGGAGCGTTGCTCGGTTTAGATGATTTTAGAAAAGATGCTTTTGCAACGGGGCTGCATGCTTATTTAATTCAGCAAAAATACCCTCATGCCGAAATTGGTTTTTCAACCCCGCGAATCAGACCTTTTATTAATAACGCGGATAATAATCCTAACGATGTTCATGAGCGGCAATTACTACAGGTGATGTTAGCGTATCGCTTATTTATGCCATATGCCGGAATTACGATTTCAACCCGCGAACGGGCTGGTTTTCGGGATCATGTTATTGGGATGGTGGCAACAAAAATTTCGGCGGGAGTGCGAGTCGGGGTTGGCGGACATGAACAGGAAGATAAAGGCGATGAGCAGTTTGAGATTTCTGATCCCCGCAGTGTTCCCGCAGTGCACCAGATGATTTTAGCGCGGGGATTGCAACCGGTATATTCTGATTACATTCGGGTATAA
- the opp1C gene encoding nickel/cobalt ABC transporter permease, whose protein sequence is MVGFWKRFRNDNLAMGVSFFLIMVIVLAILAPLVAPYDPTAQNIVDKFQGPSLAHWLGTDQLGRDVLSRILYGGRVTILVSVMTMVVTIIIGTILGVMAGYFRGMVDDVIMRLCDIMLSFPSEVLILAIVGIMGTGIINIVLATVIAKWAWYVRMIRSIVIQFMDSNYIRFAKVAGCSTGHIIRKHLLVGAIGEIAVLATLDTASIILNISALSFLGLGVQPPTAEWGMMLNEAKNVMTTNPGQMLAPGIAIFMVVAAFNFLGDSIQEALNPKINKGLKIKRYSLLDAMLGRKKVVTQ, encoded by the coding sequence ATGGTTGGATTTTGGAAGCGGTTTCGAAATGATAATCTGGCTATGGGGGTCAGTTTTTTTCTCATCATGGTGATTGTTCTGGCTATTCTGGCACCCTTAGTAGCCCCTTATGACCCTACGGCCCAGAACATCGTTGATAAGTTTCAGGGACCGTCGCTGGCACATTGGTTGGGGACTGATCAATTAGGTCGGGATGTCCTTTCCCGAATTTTATATGGAGGGCGGGTGACGATCCTTGTTTCTGTGATGACGATGGTGGTGACCATTATCATTGGCACCATACTGGGGGTGATGGCCGGATATTTCAGGGGAATGGTTGATGATGTGATTATGCGGCTTTGCGATATTATGTTGTCGTTTCCCAGTGAGGTGTTGATCCTGGCGATTGTCGGGATTATGGGAACCGGAATAATCAATATTGTGCTGGCCACGGTGATTGCCAAATGGGCCTGGTATGTGCGAATGATTCGCTCGATTGTGATTCAGTTTATGGATAGTAACTACATTCGCTTTGCCAAGGTTGCTGGTTGCTCAACCGGGCATATCATTAGAAAACACCTGTTGGTTGGGGCGATTGGGGAGATTGCGGTACTGGCGACACTCGATACGGCGTCGATTATTCTAAATATTTCGGCACTTTCTTTTCTGGGGCTGGGGGTCCAGCCACCCACGGCTGAATGGGGAATGATGCTCAATGAAGCAAAAAATGTCATGACCACCAATCCCGGTCAGATGTTGGCCCCGGGGATAGCTATTTTTATGGTCGTGGCAGCGTTTAATTTTCTCGGCGACAGCATTCAGGAAGCACTTAATCCCAAAATCAATAAGGGCTTAAAGATAAAGCGATATTCTTTATTAGATGCCATGCTGGGCCGAAAAAAGGTGGTGACTCAATGA
- a CDS encoding thiazole synthase encodes MKDQLVIGGHPFNSRFILGSGKFSLEMVKAVVENGGAEIVTLALRRANLKGEENILEYIPPQVTLLPNTSGARTAQEAVTIARLAREINCGDFIKVEVIKDSKYLFPDNYETIKATEILAKEGFIVMPYMYPDLNVARALVNAGAAAVMPLAAPIGSNKGLCTKEVIQILVAEIMVPIIVDAGIGRPSQACEAMEMGVDAVMCNTAVATAENIPLMAKAFCLAIEAGRKAYLAGLGRVLTGAAEASSPLTGFLEE; translated from the coding sequence ATGAAAGATCAGTTAGTGATTGGGGGACACCCTTTTAATTCACGGTTTATTTTAGGATCAGGAAAGTTTTCATTGGAAATGGTGAAAGCAGTGGTGGAAAATGGTGGGGCAGAGATCGTAACACTGGCACTGAGACGGGCTAATTTAAAAGGGGAAGAAAATATATTGGAATATATTCCTCCCCAAGTAACCTTATTACCAAATACCTCCGGAGCCAGAACGGCGCAAGAGGCAGTAACAATTGCTCGACTGGCGCGGGAAATCAATTGTGGTGATTTTATCAAAGTGGAAGTAATTAAGGATTCTAAATATTTATTTCCCGATAATTATGAAACCATCAAGGCGACGGAGATTTTGGCCAAAGAAGGTTTTATTGTGATGCCATATATGTATCCCGATTTGAATGTTGCCAGAGCGCTGGTTAATGCCGGGGCTGCGGCGGTGATGCCCTTGGCAGCCCCGATTGGCAGCAATAAAGGACTTTGTACCAAAGAGGTTATTCAAATTTTAGTCGCGGAAATTATGGTTCCGATCATTGTTGATGCCGGAATTGGACGGCCATCACAGGCTTGTGAAGCGATGGAAATGGGGGTGGATGCGGTGATGTGCAATACCGCCGTAGCTACGGCCGAAAACATCCCTTTAATGGCCAAAGCTTTTTGTTTAGCGATTGAAGCCGGCCGAAAGGCTTATCTGGCAGGACTTGGTCGGGTATTGACGGGAGCGGCAGAAGCGTCGAGTCCGTTAACGGGATTTTTGGAGGAATAG